In one window of Prosthecobacter fusiformis DNA:
- a CDS encoding molybdenum cofactor biosynthesis protein MoaE, protein MPPFVLSSDPIPDATSPFGPGQGAEVRFLGIVRELETDRDISGIDYSAYLPMASRMLEQLIAQGGQDFGPHQVFIQHRLGFVAAAEPSILIFVRTKHSAEAFDLCRWYLKEIKTQVPIWKKPVFSPPPKITEADDQPD, encoded by the coding sequence ATGCCCCCCTTCGTCCTTTCTTCAGACCCCATCCCCGATGCCACCTCCCCTTTTGGCCCTGGGCAGGGGGCTGAGGTGCGTTTCCTCGGCATCGTCCGCGAGTTGGAAACCGACCGCGACATCTCCGGCATCGATTACTCCGCCTATCTACCCATGGCCTCCCGCATGCTGGAGCAGCTCATCGCCCAGGGTGGCCAGGATTTCGGCCCGCATCAGGTCTTCATTCAGCACCGCCTCGGCTTCGTAGCAGCCGCAGAACCCTCCATCCTCATTTTCGTCCGCACCAAGCACAGCGCGGAAGCCTTTGACCTTTGCCGCTGGTATTTGAAGGAAATCAAAACCCAAGTCCCGATTTGGAAAAAACCCGTTTTTAGCCCACCGCCAAAGATCACCGAGGCTGATGATCAACCTGACTAA
- a CDS encoding globin, with protein sequence MDSVGNLYHEVGEERLRKLVTAFYARVRGDDLIGAMYPPGDWEGAEKRLSDFLIYRFGGPQTYIQERGHPRLRGRHMPFAIGVAERDRWLDLMGAAMREVEFPVEHVPAIGAFFAQTADFMRNREEPA encoded by the coding sequence ATGGATTCTGTGGGCAATCTTTATCATGAAGTGGGCGAGGAACGCCTGCGTAAGCTGGTGACGGCTTTCTATGCACGCGTGCGTGGCGATGACCTGATCGGCGCGATGTATCCGCCGGGAGACTGGGAAGGGGCGGAAAAACGGTTGTCGGATTTTCTGATCTACCGTTTTGGCGGTCCCCAGACTTATATCCAGGAGCGTGGGCATCCACGGTTACGGGGACGCCACATGCCCTTTGCCATCGGAGTGGCGGAGCGGGACCGCTGGCTGGACCTGATGGGGGCAGCGATGCGGGAGGTGGAATTTCCGGTGGAGCATGTGCCTGCCATTGGGGCCTTTTTTGCACAGACGGCGGATTTCATGCGCAACCGGGAGGAACCTGCATGA
- a CDS encoding 2-hydroxyacid dehydrogenase gives MKPAALLLAPVPDFLTDPLSEVCQVHDYYHTEDKQELLNAVGPQIRAVIMYGASMASDKLLDRLPALEIISVYGVGYDGVPLDYCRRRGIHVTNTPDVLTDDVADIAMGLVLMTSRRLAVAERFVRAGQWLEGTFPLAHALRGKTAGIVGLGRIGKAIGERLSAHGMKVAYHGRTPQAVDYPYCESVTGLAEMADFLIVACPGGPGTRHLINAEVLAALGPEGTLINIARGSVVDEQALVEALETGAIRGAGLDVFEKEPEIPAALLGSDRVVLLPHVGSGTHETRRAMAMLCVANVAAHFANEPLLTPVS, from the coding sequence ATGAAACCCGCTGCCCTCCTCCTGGCCCCGGTGCCTGATTTTTTGACAGATCCTCTAAGTGAAGTGTGCCAGGTGCATGACTATTACCATACGGAGGACAAGCAGGAGTTGCTGAATGCGGTGGGGCCACAGATCCGTGCGGTCATCATGTACGGTGCCAGCATGGCCTCGGACAAACTGCTGGACCGGCTGCCAGCGCTGGAGATCATCAGTGTCTATGGAGTGGGCTATGATGGCGTGCCGCTGGACTATTGCCGGAGACGCGGCATCCATGTGACGAACACCCCGGATGTGCTGACGGATGATGTGGCAGACATTGCCATGGGGCTGGTGCTGATGACGAGCCGACGGCTCGCGGTGGCGGAGCGGTTTGTGCGGGCAGGGCAGTGGCTGGAGGGGACCTTTCCCCTTGCGCATGCACTGAGGGGGAAGACGGCGGGCATCGTGGGGCTGGGGCGCATCGGCAAGGCCATTGGCGAGCGGCTGAGTGCGCATGGAATGAAGGTGGCGTATCATGGCCGGACGCCGCAGGCAGTGGATTACCCATACTGTGAAAGTGTGACCGGCCTGGCTGAGATGGCTGATTTTCTCATCGTGGCATGTCCAGGGGGGCCGGGAACGAGGCACTTGATCAATGCGGAGGTGCTGGCAGCCCTGGGGCCTGAGGGGACGCTCATCAACATTGCACGTGGGAGCGTGGTGGATGAGCAGGCTCTGGTGGAAGCTCTGGAGACGGGGGCCATCCGAGGGGCGGGGCTGGATGTCTTTGAAAAGGAGCCGGAGATACCGGCAGCGCTGCTGGGGAGTGACCGGGTGGTCCTGCTGCCACATGTGGGCAGTGGCACTCACGAAACACGACGGGCAATGGCGATGCTGTGTGTGGCGAATGTGGCAGCACATTTTGCAAATGAGCCGCTGCTGACGCCGGTGAGTTAA
- the tal gene encoding transaldolase has protein sequence MNQLDQLKQHTTVVADTGDFEAMKAYKPQDATTNPSLILQASQKAEYKSLVDQAIAEHKGSSLSGAAKVESIMDRILILFGVEILKIVPGRVSTEVDARLSFDTQGNVDKARHLISMYEKEGIGRERVLIKIASTWEGIKAAEILQKEGINCNLTLLFSLAQAVACAEGGIKLISPFVGRILDWHKKSTGKDYGPTEDPGVESVTQIYNYYKHFGYKTEVMGASFRNKGEITELAGCDLLTISPGLLGELAASDEAITAKLNTENAKSLKIDRIGSDEKTFRWLFNEDAMATEKTAEGIRNFGKDIVKLEKLIEAGL, from the coding sequence ATGAATCAGCTCGATCAGCTCAAGCAGCACACCACCGTCGTGGCAGACACTGGCGACTTCGAGGCCATGAAGGCCTATAAGCCCCAGGACGCCACCACCAACCCTTCTCTCATTCTCCAGGCTTCGCAGAAAGCTGAGTATAAATCGCTGGTGGACCAGGCCATCGCTGAGCACAAAGGCAGCTCCCTGTCTGGCGCAGCCAAGGTGGAATCCATCATGGACCGCATCCTGATCCTCTTTGGGGTGGAGATTTTGAAAATCGTGCCAGGACGCGTTTCCACAGAAGTGGACGCCCGTCTTTCCTTCGATACCCAGGGGAATGTGGACAAGGCCCGTCACCTGATCAGCATGTATGAGAAGGAAGGCATCGGCCGTGAGCGCGTGCTGATCAAGATCGCCTCCACCTGGGAAGGCATCAAGGCTGCAGAAATCCTTCAGAAAGAAGGCATCAACTGCAATCTCACGCTCCTTTTCAGCCTGGCTCAGGCCGTGGCTTGTGCGGAAGGCGGCATCAAGCTGATCTCTCCTTTTGTCGGCCGTATTCTGGACTGGCACAAGAAGAGCACGGGCAAGGACTACGGTCCGACGGAAGATCCCGGCGTGGAATCTGTGACGCAGATCTACAACTACTACAAGCACTTCGGCTACAAGACGGAAGTGATGGGCGCAAGCTTCCGTAACAAGGGCGAGATCACTGAGCTGGCCGGTTGCGACCTGCTGACCATCAGCCCAGGACTGCTGGGTGAACTGGCTGCCTCCGACGAAGCCATCACCGCCAAGCTGAACACGGAAAACGCGAAGTCCCTGAAGATCGACCGCATCGGCAGCGATGAGAAGACCTTCCGCTGGCTCTTCAACGAAGATGCGATGGCCACTGAAAAGACGGCTGAAGGCATCCGCAACTTCGGCAAGGACATCGTGAAGCTGGAGAAGCTGATCGAGGCCGGTCTGTAA
- a CDS encoding exo-alpha-sialidase: protein MKRHFLSLLAALIASTAPAAEPFLEKTDLFEAGKDGYALYRIPGIIVTKKGTALAYCEARKEGKGDWGPIDIVMRRSTDGGKTWLPRQTIVQVKGELPVNPLAAAQNLDKPGDNTANNPVAFADRNGSVHLLYCLEYARCYYIRSDDEGVTWTEPVDITATFEKFLPDYDWKILATGPAHGIQLRTGRLIVPVWLSLGTGGHAHRPSITATIYSDDHGTTWQRGAVAIPDTPEWVYPNETCIVETLVGTVMINARTESKNHRRLINLSRDGGESWAKPRFDEKLLEPICMGSIVRYSMRPAADKNRILFANPHNLDRLDGKAAEGKPRDRRNLSIKLSQDEGKTWKFNQTLEATYGGYSDLAVLPSGDALCLYERGLESGIEQKKSTYYTHLTIARFNLEWVSNGKDSLKGPLNGKIDFGTQRDDFDVAGVEGFVLHPTKPAANGTRPWAWYAPTIGNNPGTGNTWLIQRLLDKGFYVVGLYVGETFANPKSREQFTTFYHHLRQHYQLAPKVTLIAQSRGGLNHYNFAADHPQWIECIAGIYTVCDLRSYPGLERAAPAYGLTPDQLGRQISLHTPVERLAPIAAAKIPILHIHGDSDVVVPIEANSAALAEKYKALGGQMELITIPGKGHEYDPGFFESEKMLSFILQYGLDE from the coding sequence ATGAAACGCCACTTCCTGTCCCTGCTCGCCGCCCTTATCGCCAGCACCGCCCCGGCTGCCGAGCCCTTCCTTGAGAAAACGGATCTCTTCGAAGCTGGCAAAGACGGTTACGCCCTGTACCGCATCCCCGGCATCATCGTCACCAAAAAAGGCACCGCCCTCGCCTACTGCGAAGCCCGCAAGGAAGGCAAAGGCGACTGGGGTCCCATTGATATCGTCATGCGCCGCAGCACCGATGGCGGCAAGACCTGGCTCCCCCGCCAGACCATCGTCCAGGTTAAAGGAGAGCTGCCCGTCAATCCCCTCGCCGCCGCCCAAAACCTGGACAAACCTGGGGACAACACCGCCAACAACCCCGTCGCCTTCGCCGACCGCAACGGCTCCGTCCATCTCCTGTACTGCCTCGAATACGCCCGTTGTTATTACATCCGCAGCGATGATGAAGGCGTCACCTGGACAGAGCCCGTGGATATCACCGCCACCTTCGAAAAATTCCTTCCAGATTACGATTGGAAGATCCTCGCCACCGGCCCTGCACATGGCATCCAGCTTCGCACCGGGCGCCTCATCGTCCCCGTCTGGCTCTCACTCGGCACCGGCGGTCATGCCCATCGCCCCTCCATCACCGCCACCATTTATAGCGACGACCACGGCACCACCTGGCAGCGCGGGGCCGTCGCCATTCCAGACACCCCAGAGTGGGTTTATCCCAATGAAACCTGCATTGTCGAGACCCTCGTCGGCACCGTCATGATCAATGCCCGGACCGAATCCAAAAATCATCGCCGCCTCATCAATCTCAGCCGCGATGGTGGCGAATCCTGGGCCAAGCCCCGCTTTGATGAAAAGCTCCTGGAGCCTATCTGCATGGGCAGCATCGTTCGTTATTCCATGCGCCCTGCGGCAGATAAAAACCGCATCCTCTTTGCCAATCCCCATAACCTCGATCGCCTGGATGGCAAAGCAGCCGAAGGCAAGCCCCGCGACCGCCGCAACCTCTCCATCAAGCTCAGCCAGGACGAAGGAAAAACCTGGAAGTTTAACCAAACCCTCGAGGCCACTTACGGCGGTTACAGCGACCTTGCCGTCCTCCCCAGCGGAGATGCCCTCTGCCTCTATGAGCGCGGACTTGAATCCGGCATCGAACAGAAAAAATCCACCTACTATACCCACCTCACCATCGCCCGGTTTAATCTCGAATGGGTCAGCAATGGCAAGGACTCCCTCAAAGGTCCCCTCAATGGCAAAATCGATTTCGGCACCCAACGTGATGACTTCGATGTCGCCGGGGTCGAAGGTTTTGTCCTTCATCCCACCAAACCTGCCGCCAACGGCACCCGCCCCTGGGCCTGGTATGCCCCCACCATTGGTAATAACCCAGGCACGGGCAATACCTGGCTCATTCAGCGCCTTCTCGATAAAGGCTTCTACGTCGTCGGTCTTTACGTGGGTGAAACCTTCGCCAACCCGAAAAGCCGCGAGCAATTCACCACCTTCTACCATCACCTTCGTCAACACTATCAGCTCGCCCCCAAGGTCACCCTCATCGCCCAGAGTCGCGGAGGTCTCAATCATTACAACTTCGCCGCAGATCACCCCCAATGGATCGAGTGCATCGCTGGCATCTACACCGTGTGCGACCTCCGCAGCTACCCCGGACTTGAGCGTGCCGCCCCCGCTTATGGACTCACCCCGGACCAGCTCGGTAGGCAAATCTCCCTTCATACCCCAGTGGAGCGCCTCGCCCCCATCGCCGCCGCTAAAATCCCCATCCTGCATATCCATGGCGACTCCGATGTCGTCGTCCCTATCGAAGCCAACAGCGCCGCCCTAGCTGAAAAATACAAAGCCCTCGGCGGCCAGATGGAACTCATCACCATCCCTGGCAAAGGCCACGAATACGACCCCGGCTTCTTCGAATCTGAGAAAATGCTCAGCTTCATCCTCCAATACGGCCTCGACGAATAA
- a CDS encoding phospholipase D-like domain-containing protein: MLSYVILEWHWGTISLAILTLALSLTALLHLLTHHRDHRSAAFWFALILLSPLVGACLYGVLGINFVRRKGRDYRGSIGPAYRDPLPTSPAFNETDPVLADRDCSLAITLDRISRFHFAAGNAVGPLINGDEAMPAMLQAIHSAQTSVSLSSYIFEAHHIGADFVTALAAAHDRGVQVRVIVDDAGTRYSWPPVTRILRKKGVPVRRFMPNHFILRLLSMNLRNHKKILIVDGHIGFTGGMNIREGNMISRSPSHPVRDLHFRITGPVVGQMQRVFAEDWHFCSGELIEGPAWFPQITPTGETHALGIVDGPDEDLEVMPVALFAALNAAHDRVCIMTPYFLPTTILMAALKLCASRGIAVTIITPAKNNIPFVAWAARTLYPELLEAGCRIYESQAPFDHSKLLLIDNTWSCIGSTNWDPRSLRLNFEFNLACRSTQLSARLQSIFDVRLQECTEVTPALLEALPLPHRLRNGFARLFIPVL, translated from the coding sequence ATGTTGTCTTACGTGATCCTTGAATGGCATTGGGGGACCATCTCCCTCGCCATTCTGACCCTCGCTCTCAGCCTGACGGCTCTGCTGCATCTGCTCACCCATCACCGGGACCACCGCTCCGCTGCCTTCTGGTTTGCCCTCATCCTCCTCTCCCCCCTCGTCGGTGCCTGCCTTTATGGCGTCTTGGGCATCAACTTTGTCCGCCGGAAAGGTCGCGACTACCGTGGCAGTATCGGCCCTGCCTACCGGGATCCTCTCCCCACCAGTCCCGCCTTTAACGAGACCGACCCCGTCCTGGCTGACCGCGATTGCTCCCTGGCCATCACCCTGGACCGCATCTCCCGTTTTCACTTTGCCGCTGGCAATGCGGTAGGGCCCCTCATCAATGGGGATGAAGCCATGCCCGCCATGCTTCAGGCCATCCACAGTGCCCAGACCAGCGTCTCCCTTTCTAGCTACATTTTTGAGGCCCATCACATCGGCGCAGATTTTGTCACCGCCCTCGCCGCTGCTCATGACCGCGGCGTCCAGGTGCGCGTCATCGTGGATGATGCAGGCACCCGTTATTCTTGGCCCCCCGTCACCCGCATCCTGCGGAAAAAAGGCGTCCCCGTCCGCCGCTTCATGCCCAACCACTTCATCCTCCGGTTGCTCAGCATGAACCTCCGCAACCATAAAAAAATCCTCATCGTGGACGGCCACATCGGCTTCACAGGCGGCATGAATATCCGCGAGGGAAACATGATCTCCCGCAGCCCCTCCCACCCCGTGCGCGACCTCCATTTTCGCATCACCGGCCCCGTCGTTGGCCAGATGCAGCGTGTCTTTGCAGAGGACTGGCATTTTTGCTCAGGGGAATTGATCGAAGGCCCCGCTTGGTTCCCCCAGATCACCCCCACCGGTGAAACCCACGCCCTCGGCATCGTGGACGGTCCAGATGAGGACCTGGAGGTCATGCCTGTCGCCCTCTTTGCCGCGCTCAATGCAGCCCATGATCGCGTCTGCATCATGACCCCCTATTTCTTGCCCACCACCATCCTCATGGCCGCGCTGAAGCTCTGCGCCAGCCGTGGCATTGCCGTGACCATCATCACCCCTGCCAAAAACAACATCCCCTTCGTCGCATGGGCCGCCCGCACCCTTTATCCGGAACTGCTCGAAGCAGGCTGCCGCATCTACGAATCCCAGGCCCCCTTTGATCACTCCAAGCTCCTCCTCATCGACAACACCTGGAGCTGCATCGGCTCCACCAACTGGGATCCCCGCAGCCTGCGGCTTAACTTTGAGTTCAACCTCGCCTGCCGCTCCACCCAGCTCAGCGCCCGCCTCCAGTCCATCTTCGATGTCCGTCTCCAGGAGTGCACCGAAGTCACCCCTGCCCTTCTCGAAGCCCTGCCCCTCCCCCACCGTCTCCGCAACGGCTTCGCCCGCCTCTTCATCCCCGTCCTGTAA
- a CDS encoding prepilin-type N-terminal cleavage/methylation domain-containing protein, whose protein sequence is MKRALQRGFTLIELLVVITIIAIIASLAVPTYNLITVKANQMKGGSNCRQIIGLMLSYASDNNGLYPDSVTNPVTGSVPLTSNDAFRALVQEGLVQDETIFGCPGSMFMPDKNIGIAPTYDQALVAGENHWALTQGQSNTSSSIMPIVFENPAAAGWPPQWNCDAAGKPVAGRAWQGGTILIGKNDASVETVKLMSRTGASVGPRLLGGGFDMFTMASPNAPQQILNIVPKGGGSYTNDPNTFPGAPGAPGGLPAAPGYGAQPGGLPTGLPPAGGLPPAGGLPGAPVAPAAPGALPAPPQ, encoded by the coding sequence ATGAAAAGAGCACTCCAACGAGGTTTCACCCTCATTGAACTCCTGGTGGTGATCACCATTATCGCGATCATCGCGAGCTTGGCGGTCCCTACTTATAACTTGATCACCGTCAAGGCCAACCAGATGAAAGGCGGCAGCAACTGCCGTCAGATCATCGGTCTGATGCTTTCCTATGCCTCGGACAACAACGGTCTCTATCCAGATTCCGTGACCAATCCAGTCACAGGCAGCGTGCCCCTGACCTCCAATGACGCTTTCCGCGCCCTTGTCCAGGAAGGCCTTGTCCAGGATGAAACCATCTTCGGCTGCCCAGGCAGCATGTTCATGCCAGATAAAAACATCGGCATCGCTCCCACCTATGACCAGGCGCTCGTCGCCGGTGAAAACCACTGGGCGCTCACCCAGGGCCAGTCCAATACCAGCTCCAGCATCATGCCCATCGTGTTTGAGAATCCAGCCGCCGCAGGCTGGCCTCCACAGTGGAATTGTGACGCCGCTGGCAAGCCTGTCGCCGGTCGCGCTTGGCAGGGTGGCACCATCCTCATTGGCAAAAACGACGCCAGTGTGGAAACCGTCAAGCTCATGTCCCGCACGGGTGCCTCCGTCGGTCCTCGCCTTCTCGGCGGTGGTTTTGACATGTTCACCATGGCCAGCCCCAATGCCCCGCAGCAGATCCTGAACATCGTCCCTAAAGGTGGCGGTAGCTACACCAACGACCCCAACACCTTCCCAGGTGCCCCGGGTGCCCCGGGCGGCCTGCCCGCTGCCCCAGGATACGGTGCCCAGCCTGGTGGCCTGCCTACTGGTCTGCCACCTGCTGGCGGTCTGCCACCTGCTGGCGGTCTCCCAGGTGCCCCCGTGGCCCCTGCGGCCCCAGGCGCTCTGCCTGCCCCTCCACAGTAG